A stretch of DNA from Papio anubis isolate 15944 chromosome 4, Panubis1.0, whole genome shotgun sequence:
CCAGTCCCCAGATTGCTCTAGGAGGCCACCTGCAGTCAGTGACAGGCTGGTGGCTTTGCGTGGCGTGGAGCACACCACCACCGGAGCATCCAgccgaggctgaggagggagaggcCCCAGGGGAGGCCACCCTGGCCCTGGGTTGCCTCTGAGCCCTGTGGTTCCCCCTGGGGTGCTGGGACTCTGAGCAGGCCTCGGCATGTCATGGGCTGCTGGCTCAGCTGGGGCTGATGGCCTTTCCCCCTTAGCACCCTGGTGGAacccccttcctcttctttcccagACTGTGGCGTCCTGGAGTTGATGGGAGCTGCAGCACCAAGCCCggccagcctccctcccagccagTGACAACAGCTCTGCAGCGCCTGGACCCCGCCCACCCGCCTGAGTCCTCTGCCCGGGTCCCCAGGGATGCGCCTCCTCCTGAGAGTCCCCTCCATCGTCCCTTAGAGGAACAGGCTGCCGCTGCACCCCCACCAGCCTCCATTGCCCTGACCTTATTTCTACCTGATGGTGCCAGAGGCTGCTTCCCAGCCGGTATCCTGAGATCCTCGTTCCCTTGGTGGCTTGGTTGTTTCAGCCTCCGTTCTTGATTGGGGGGCGGTGGTCTGGGTGTGATTCCTGTGGGGGAAACCAGCCCGAGGTGCCTTGGCTCAGGCTTGCCTGGAGCCTCGTCATGTACCCGTCTGTGGCCCTAGAATCACCTCCTGCTCCTTTTCACTGGGTTTCTCCCCAGACCAAGCCCCTGGATTTGAGCTTCTGAGCAGccaactgtgatttttttcataaaggaaagaattttgcTCCTAGATTTATTTCTAATCCTTCTCTCCGTAACTGACCTTTTCTCTGTAAGCTATTTGTGGCTCTAGTGAgtttttgcttgcttgcttgtttttgttttatctttgccCTGAACATCCATCCTGGCCTCGGCTGCCTCCCTCCCTGAGTTCTGCGCTGcacctcctgtctcagcctcccagagaggGTGGTGAGGGTGCTGATGCCCAGAGATACCACCCAGCGAATGGACTTCTCCCGTcatgcagggcagggcagggctgccaGCAGAGCCTTGTCCTGAACCCTATCTCCTCCCCCTTGCTCTCCTTAAGGGTCTTTCCCAGATGTGAAGGTCGCTCCCAGGCTCTACTGAGGCCAGACCAATTCCCAGTGGCTTGGGGACCCTTGTTCACTCCAGCATCAGCCCCTGCCCTCCTGCTTCCTGGGCCAGGCTGCCAGGTGAGCCCTGGGCCGAGGGAGGTTGCCCCACGGAGGCTGGAAGGACTCGAGCTTCCCATCTCCTCGCCTCCCCCAGGTCTTTCACCGTCTGGACTCATCTCTGGGTAACTCATGGTGTGAGTGGCCACGTGGCTGGCTCAGGTGAGTCCTTTTAGACCCCAGGTGACCCACCAGCTAGTCCGGGCCGCATTGCCATGCCTACCAGGATGTACCCCGGGGTGTCCTCCCTGCACTTGAAAGGTCTCCTTCATGTGCTGTTCTCCATGGCCCCGTTCCCCGACAGGTGTTTGGAGAGTGAACGCCAGGTCCCCTCCGCCCCACCCCCGGTCTCTCAGAAACACGCCTAGCCCCACGATGGCAGCAGAGACACTCAACTTTGGGCCTGAGTGGTGAGTCATATGTGCCTCGGCTGCCGTGGAGATTCGGGAAAACACAGTCAGGCTGCCCTGACCTGTCTTCTTCTCTCTGTGTCGTGTCCAGGCTCAGGGCCCTGTCTGGGGGCGGCAGCGTGGtctccccacctccatcccctGCCATGCCCAAATACAAGCTGGCTGATTACCGCTATGGGCGAGAGGAGATGCTGGCCCTCTACGTCAAGGAGAACAAGGTGGGTGCGTGGGCGAGGGTTGTTGGCGGCGGTGGTCTCTGCCCATGGAGGGGATCTGGCAGCATGTGGTGTCTTGGCTGTCCCACCCCACCGCCAGGTCCCAGAAGAGCTGCAGGACAAGGAGTTTGCCGCGGTGCTGCAGGACGAGCCACTGCAGCCCCTGGCCCTGGAGCCGCTGACTGAGGAGGAACAGGTGGGGCCAGGCCAGGAGCTGAGGCTGCGGGGGCCCGGGAGGGGTGGCCGTGAGTCGGGCTAGGAGGAGAGGGGCCTGTGCTGGGGAGACAGGCCGGGAGGGTGctgtggggtgggagtgggggtggtcAGGTACCTGGGTCCTCACTCCCTCCCCTGGCTCCCTCCTCAGAGAAACTTCTCCCTGTCAGTGAACAGCGTGGCTGTGCTGAGGCTGATGGGGAAAGGGGCTGGCCCCCCGCTGACTGGCACCTCCCGAGGCAGGGGCAGCACGCGGAGCCGAGGTAGAGGGGTGATGGCGTGTCCCGGGGGCGGGCAGATCAGGGCCCCTGACTTCGAGGACGTGCAGCAGGTTTCAGTGTGCATCTGGCCTCTTATCTAGGCCGTGGCCGCGGTGACAGCTGCTTTTACCAAAGAAGCATCGAAGAAGGTGATGGGGCCTTTGGACGAAGCCCCCGGGAGATCCAGCGCAGCcagagctgggatgacaggtgggGCCGGGAGGGGGTGTGGCATAGAGCAGGGCAGGCCAGGGAGGGAGGCCTGGTTCCTGTTGCTAGAGGGTAACAGAGGCCTACCAGATAAGCCCTGTCAGAGATCCCTGTTCTCCTGACCCCTGGTTTCCtctgtccccttcctccctccactgcCTCAGGGCACAGTGGACAAGGCATGGGGCGGTCGCAAagggtgggtggggaggctgTACTGTTTTTGACCCACACGTTTCCCCTCCTGCAGAGGCGACAGGCGGTTTGAGAAGTCAGCAAGGCGGGATGGAGGTACGAGGTTGCTGAGGGCAGCGGCCGGGGCAGCGGGGAGGATCAAGATGGGTGGCCCAGTCTGAGGGTGTTTATTTCAGAGGTGCTGGGGGCAGGAGGGCCTGGAGCTGGCCCCCCACGCTTCCTGAGGGTCCAGGTACCACGCTGCCTTTCTGATAACTGCCCCTCTCTTCCATCTCCCAGCACGATGTGGGTttgaggagggaggggctggcccAAGGAAGGAGCATGCCCGCTCAGACAGCGAGAACTGGCGCTCCTTacgggaggagcaggaggaggaggaggagggcagctGGAGGCTTGGGGCAGGGCCCCGGCGAGATGGCGACCGCTGGCGCTCCGCCAGCCCTGGTGAGATTGGGGCCCAGTAGCATTGGTAGGGGCAGTGGGGAGCAGGAACTGTCATGAGAGGGTGGGCTCCTGTAGCCCCTGGGAGGTAGCAGAGGCTGGCTGGTGTGGGAGTGACTGGGACAGCAGCCCTGGAGGTGCTCCGTGAGCTGCAGCAGAGAGGGCCGCCAGCTTCGCTTGGGTACCCACTCTTCTTCTCCCTGACTTTTCCTGCGCAGATGGCGGTCCCCGCTCTGCTGGCTGGCGGGAACATGGGGAACGGAGGCGCAAGTTTGAATTTGATTTGCGAGGGGATCGAGGCGGGTGTGGTGAAGaggaggggcggggagggggaggcagCTCTCACCTGCGGCGGTGCCGAGTGCCTGACGGCTTTGAGGAGGACAAGGATGGGCTCCCAGAGTGGTGCCTGGACGATGAGGATGAAGAAATGGGCACCTTTGATGCCTCTGGGGCCTTCTTGCCTCTCAAGGTATCTGCGAGGAGGCGAGGGTGGGAACCTGCCCTGCTGgggtcctcttcctcctcacccaCTCAGCTGTTCTCtgcccccccacccctgccccatgcAGAAGGGCCCCAAGGAGCCCATTCCTGAGGAGCAGGAGCTGGACTTCcaagggctggaggaggaggaggagccttCCGAAGGGCTAGAGGAAGAAGGGCCTGAGGCAGGTGAGCCTGTGGGGTGCCCAGCGGGCCTGGGGCCAGGCCAGACTGGCATGGGGGTTCTTTGCCAGGCTGGGCACTTGCTGCCCACCTACCTGTAGGATCAGGCTACTTAGAAGTGGAAGAAGAGTGTTGAGAGGTTGAGAGGAACCAGGGGTTAGCAGAGCCATGTCTTCAAGGCAGTGTACCAGATAGAAATCAGGCATAATCAGAATGACCTTTGAAAGTCCCTTGAAGAAACTGCAGAACCTGGGGTGAAGTCTGCGGGGTTGTATGGTGTTGTGCAGTGTTGATACGTTCCTGCTGCGTCTGGCACATGGAGGCAAGGGTCAGGGCACCGCATTCCCGCTCCACCATTAGTTGAGTTGACCCAAGTGAAGTGGCGGACTTGGCCTGGGGGAGGGTGACCCGCGGGTCCAGCCACACACTCAAGGGTTTGTGCTCACTCGCGTGGCAGGCCCAGCCCTTGGTTCTGAACTCTGGCCATCTTCCTCTTCTAGGTGGGAAGGAGCTGACCCCACTGCCTCCTCAGGAGGAGAAGTCCAGCTCCCCGTCCCCACTACCCACCCTGGGCCCACTCTGGGGGACAAACGGGGATGGGGACGAAGCTGCAGAGAAAGAGCCCCCAGTGGCCGAAGGTAGGAAGGGAGGATGACCTACCTCCCGGGTGCCCTGGGGCTGTGAGAGAAAGTGGTCCTCTCTTGTGGGGGTGGGCACACAGGGCATTCACATTGAGGAGCCATGACAAGAGCTCAGTGTTCTGGAGTGAGGGTGGGCGGAGGCTATCTTGTCTCCTTGCCGCTCTCCCTTCCACCTCCTGTCCTCATGCCTTCCAGATGATATTCGGGGGATCCAGCTGAGTCCTGGGGTGGGCTCCCCTGCTGGCCCACCTGGAGATCTGGAGGATGATGAAGGCTTAAAGCACCTGCAGCAGGTGTGGGGGCCTGAGAAAGTGGGAGGGACCCTTCACACTTCTCCTGACCACCTGACCTGCttggccccggccccggccccagcTCAAGCTCCATCCCCATCCCAAGCTCCATCCCCATCCTGATGGTGCTGAGATTGGCAGCTGagactttcttctcttcctgggcttccaggaggcagagaagctGGTGGCCTCCCTGCAGGACAGCTCCTTGGAAGAGGAGCAGTTCACAGCTGCCATGCAGACCCAGGGCCTACGCCATTCTGCAGCCGCCACTGCCCTCCCGCTCAGCCATGGAGCTGCCCGGAAGTGGTTCTACAAGGATCCGCAGGGCGAGATCCAAGGTACTTGTGTGGGATGGGAGGGCTGCTCAGGGCCATTCTGGTTCAGGGTGTCTCTGGCCTACCCTGTGACCACAGTGGTTCTCCTGCTCCCTTGCTCCCTGTCCAGGCCCCTTCACGACACAGGAGATGGCAGAGTGGTTCCAGGCTGGCTACTTCTCCATGTCACTGCTGGTGAAGCGGGGCTGTGATGAGGGCTTCCAGCCTCTAGGCGAGGTGATCAAGATGTGGGGCCGTGTGCCCTTCGCCCCAGGGCCCTCACCACCCCCACTGCTGGTGAGCCGCCTCTCCCCTGCATGGAGGGACAGGGTGTAAGGGGTGCGGGCAGGAGTCCAGCAGAGTCCCCTCTTCGCTGCTGCGGGCACTGGCCGAACTCTCACCCGAGCAGGGAAACATGGACCAGGAGCGGCTGAAGAAGCAGCAGGAGCTGGCCGCGGCTGCCTTGTACCAGCAGCTGCAGCACCAGCAGTTTCTTCAGCTGGTCAGCAGGTATGGGGGGCCTGGGATGGGTTGGGAGAAGGCCCGGAGCTGGCTCTGTGGCCCACCACCTCCACTGTCCCATTTGCAGCCGCCAGCTCCCACAATGCGCGCTTCGAGAAAAGGCAGCTCTGGGGGACCTGACGCCGACGCCGCCGCCGAcgccgcagcagcagcagctcacgGCATTCCTGCAGCAGCTCCAGGCGCTCAAACCCCCCAGGTGCGTGGCGCATGCTAGCCCTCAGGATACAGGGTAGGGAACGGGGACAGACCAGAGATGGATTTGGGGTCCTGAGAATCCACGATTTGCTCCTCAGAGGCGGGGACCAGAACCTGCTCCCGACGATGAGCCGGTCCTTGTCGGTGCCGGATTCGGGCCGCCTCTGGGACGTACATACCTCAGCCTCATCACAGTCAGGTGTGTGGCCTGTCTGGCCCCCACCCCCAAGGCAGTCTCCGGGTGAACTGGGGTCCGGGGTCTGCTCCCCACCCTTGCACCCCTAGTTGCCATTCTGGCTGGGGAGCCCACTGCTGCGGCTGGACTGGATCAGTGGGCCCAAGTGCCCACCTGCAGCTgcctctgccccctgccccctgcagGTGGTGAGGCCAGTCTTTGGGACATACCAATTAACTCTTCGACTCAGGGTCCAATTCTAGAACAACTCCAGCTGCAACATAAAGTGAGTAGGCATCTTGGGGCTGAGGCCCTGGGAATGAAAGGGTGGACTGAGGCAGGCCCCAAGCTGTTCCCTGCAGCTCTCCCCTGATCAGTCACTGGTCTCAGTTCCAGGAGCGCAGAGAAGTGGAGCTCAGGGCGAAGCGGGAGGAAGAGGAACGCAAGCGCCGGGAGGAGAAGCGCcgccagcagcagcaggaggagcagAAGCGGCGGCAAGAGGAGGAAGAGCTGTTTCGGCGCAAGCAGGTGGGTGCTCCCGAGCCTCAGCTGGCTGGGGAGAGAGCCCTCGTCAGGtcccctcactgtgtcccccTCTTAGGTACGGCAGCAGGAGCTGTTGCTGAAGTTgctacagcagcagcagcaggcagtCCCCGTGCCCCCTGCGCCCAGCTCCCCGCCCCCACTCTGGGCTGGCCTGGCCAAGCAGGGGCTGTCCATGAAGACACTCCTGGAGTTGCAGCTGGAGGGCGAGCGGCAGCTGCACAAACAGCCCCCACCTCGGGAGCCAGCTCGGGCCCAGGCCCCCAACCACCGAGTGGTGAGCAGGCCAGGAACCTCCGACCCCCCCCATGTGGTTTCCAGGGTGGCATAGGGAGGGGGATCACTAAGCCCAGACTTGTGCAGCCCAAACCCCAGCCCCTCCTGTGATGGCAACAGCTCTTGTGGCCCTCGCCTCACCCCTCTCCCTTTGCCACCTAAAGAAGCCTCCCTGTCTGCTTTTCTGGGGTGCCTTTCTTTGAGCCACTCTGATCTTCTGCCATCTGTAGCAGCTTGGGGGCCTGGGCACTGCCCCCCTGAACCAGTGGGTGTCTGAGGCTGGGCCGCTGTGGGGCGGGCCAGACAAGAGTGGGGGCGGCAGCAGCAGCCTGGGGCTCTGGGAGGACACCCCCAAGAGCGGCGGGAGCCTGGTCCGCGGCCTCGGCCTGAAGAACAGCCGGAGCAGCCCATCTCTCAGGTGGGCGTGGCACCTGGAGGCTTGGGGTGGCCCTGGGAGGGAAGGTGGCAGACTCTCCCGCCCCTTGCCAGCTGATTTCCGACCCTGACTCACCCATCCCTTTCAGTGACTCGTACAGCCACCTATCAGGTCGGCCCATTCGCAAAAAGAcggaggaagaagagaagctgCTGAAGCTGCTGCAGGGCATCCCCAGGCCCCAGGATGGCTTCACCCAGTGGTGTGAGCAGATGCTGCACACACTGAGCGCCACAGGCAGCCTGGACGGTGCGTGAGCGGCGCCCAGGAAATGGGCGGGGCCTGGGGCTCCGGACCTGGCCAGGGGGCCCTGACAGCCCTCGCTCATCCTGCAGTGCCCATGGCTGTAGCGATCCTCAAGGAGGTGGAATCCCCCTATGATGTCCACGATTATATCCGTTCCTGCTTGGGGGACACGCTGGAAGCCAAAGAATTTGCCAAACAATTCCTAGAGCGGAGGGCCAAGCAGAAAGCCAGCCaacagcggcagcagcagcaggtgaGGCACCCGGCACCAGTAGCTGGGGTGGGCTTGCCTGGCACTTCTTGACCTTCACCCTCCTCTCCGTTGCCTTAGGAGGCGTGGCTGAGCAGCGCCTCCCTGCAGACGGCCTTCCAGGCCAACCACAGCACCAAACTCGGCCCCGGGGAGGGCAGCAAGGCCAAGAGGCGGGCACTGATGCTGCACTCAGACCCCAGCATCCTGGGTGagctgggctggggcaggagcgGGACTTCCTTGGCACAGGGCAGGAGGAGCCCAGGAGAGAGCTCAGACCCAGCTTCTCCCCGGCTTCAGGGTACTCCCTGCACGGATCTTCTGGTGAGATCGAGAGCGTGGATGACTACTGACCAGCCCGgacccccagcccctgggctgTAGGCCAGGGCAGCTGCGGCGGCATGGACCGAGGGTCCCAGCCTGCAGGCTCCCCGCAGGgagcagaggaggaggcaggggcgGGGTCCCCAGCACTTGTTACAAACACACGATGCACCTTAACTCACCCACCACGAGGCACTTTACAGACTGGGGGAgggggttttctttttattttttttttttaattttaaacgaCTTTGAAGAAAAGTTAGGAGAGgcaaaaatattgttaaaaactaGACTCTAAACACCCCTTCCCGCTGTGAGGATAGTGGGTGTGACGATGGAAGGTCCAcagaggatttttgttttttgtttttttaagaaaaaagaaaaatgaaaaaaaaatggttaggaggctgaaagaaaaaacacactgTTATTTTGGGGCAGTGGGGACACAGGCTCCGTGGACCTGTCCTGCCTGGCCCCCAAGGCCACACTTACCCCCCCGGAAGGTGGGCCATGGGGTAACTAGAGGCTGAAGGCCAGCAGTTTGCACAGGAGGCCTGTCTGAGCCCCGCCCACTGGACCCGCTGTGAGCAGCTCCTTTCGCCAGGGCTGGCTGAGGTGTCCGGGGTGGGGCCAAAGTAGCCCCTTGGCTTCGCTGCTTTGGGGGACAGTTGCACAAATTGGAAGAGCTGCCCCAGCTCTCTGGCTGCCATCCTGTGCTGGCTGAGTAGATGGGAGGGGCCAGGCTGTGCCAACCTCTCTGGCTGGCAGGGTGGGGCAGCAGGACTCTGACTCTGGCCCTGGTGAGGGGCGTCCCCCACCGCTGCCATTTTGGGGGACACCCTGGGTTTGAACCTGAAAGCCCTAGTTCTCTGCCTTGCCACGTGAATGTATTCTTTGGGCCGCAAGCCCCCACCTCACCCCTGCCTGGCTCCTGCCTCACCTCTGTGAGCGGCGGGGGTGGATGATTGCTCCcgaggctgcagagagaaggCTGAGGTGTTTCTCCCGTgaagggggcaggaggaggggcctCAAAGGCAAGGAGTGGGTGGCTTTGGGCTTAGGGTTGCAGTGGAGAGGCTGCCACCTGGGGCCCCAGCCTGCAGCCAGCTTGTGAGGTATGGACCACCCAGCTCTGCACCTGACCCCTCCGCCGACCAAATGGGAGAGGAGCAGGAGGTCTCCCGGGTCTGATATGATGCGCTTTTTACCGTTGGGTAAGGTTGGGGTGAAGAGAAGCGTGCGGCTCCTGGGTCAAGGGAAGCTGCCCCTTCTATTGCTCACCCACTTCTTATTCCCAGTCCCCTACTTGGGTTCGTCTCCACCCATTTTGGGTTTTGTAAGTTTTGTCTTTTGGGTTTCTCATCCAGCTCCTCCCATTGACCTCATTGCTCAGAGTGCAGTATTAGGGCAAGGCTCCGCCACTGCCTCCCTCCATGAAtgtatttctctctcctgccctggGGACGTGGGGAGTGGCCCCTTTCTTTCCCCATCTAGCCCCAGAaagatggtgtttggtttttgttgttagggtttttttgtttttttgttttttttttttttgcaccaaagTGGCAACTAGGTCAGTGTTGGGGGATCAAGCTGGCCTCGGGGTGGGGGGCCCCCACCTGCTTCTCCCTGGTTCCCACAGTGTTAGCGTCCCTGAAAAGACAATATTCTCTCTAAAGCAATAAGGGGTGACGGGCCGGGGGAAGTGTTTGCTGCTGCTGGCCCCCAGCTCCCCTTCCCTCTCGCCAGGTGTGGGGGAGACTCCTGTTGTGACTGAATGTAACCCCCCCACCCCTGCCGCAGCCAATGCAGGGGAAGGGGGACACTCTTCCTGTCTCTTCCTGCCCCTTCTCCCCAGCTAAAGAGACTTTGGATTTAGGGGGCCCATGAGCCTGGAGAGGCCTTAACCCTGTGAGGAAGTATAGGGGGAgccctctcccacccccatccctttCTGAGAGTGGTCAATGTTTACAAGCCCCTGAGCCCCCCTGCCCAGGGACTCAGACCCTGTTGCTGTCCTTCCCCCGGCCCCGGTCTTCCTGGGCCCTCGCTGCTCCCCTGCCCTTCCTGGGGTTGGGGTGGGTGCAGGGGTCGCCGTGTTCCCTGTCTGCCTTGTACCCACAATCTCCCTGCCCCCTCTCCACCCTGTGTGACTTCCCTCTTTACCTGCTCCTGTAAATACTCCCTTCTCCCAATAAAACTTGGTGTGTGTTCTCCCGTTCCGCCTCCGCTGCTCGTTATCTGGGGAGAGCCATGGGGATGAGTGGCTCTGCGCAGAGTTGGGAACTAGGAGCTCCGAGCAGGGTCCACCTGGTCAGGCTGGCTCTGGTCAGCAGCCTGATGGGGGAGACCACGGCAGGGGGCTGTTTATCCAACAACCTCTGGATGGAAGGCTTTGGGCTGGGGTTTCGGCTTTGCTCTGAGGGAGAGTGCAGaccctgtccccagccccagctgcctGGTGGGCCCCAtaccctccccaccacccacacCCCCAGCAGCCCTCAGGCAGCAAAGTTCAGAAACAAGGACACAGCAAGGGCAGAGACCAGGTACAGAGTTGGAATTGGCTCctttatggaaaaactgaaaatataataaaaattaaaataaaaccagttTTAAAAAAGCCAGCCCCTGGGGTTTCCACCTCCTGCCTCTGGCCCTCCAGAGGGGTGAGGCCCCAACCCCAGGGCAGCAGAAGGATGAGGGCCTCCTGCCCCTCCTTTTCCCCCATTCCATCCCCTTTTTATCTCCACAGTGGGGGCCCCGGGAGGAACCAAACCTGGGTGGGAGGGCAGGGACCCAAGGCCCCGTGGCCCAGGGAAGGGGGCTGGGAGTGCGCCCAGCCCCTCAGCCCTGGCCTGTAGTGTGGGCGTGGGCAGGGCCCCTCCCGGCCTGGGCCCAGCAGGGGTGGGGCCGTTAGTTCCAGATCTTGAGGAAGGAGTCCCAGGAGCCAGTGGCCACAGCCATGCCATCGTCGGTGACCCCAAGGCAGCTCACACGGTTGTCGTGGCCAGCGAGGACCCCTGTGAGGAAGGGAGAAGTCAGAACCCATTTGGCCTAGGCTCCAGGTCCCCACCCGCCCAGCCTGGGCCCCCAGCTCTCACCTGCACGGTCGCCCTTCATGGCATCCCAGATGTTGCAGTTGAAGTCGTCGTAGCCAGCGAGCAGCAGCCGGCCGCTGCGCGAGAAGGCAACAGAGGTGATGCCACAGATGATGTTGTCATGGGAGTACATGAGGAGCTCCTGATCGGCCCGCAGGTCGAAGAGGCGGCACGTGGCGTCATCAGAGCCGGTGGTGAAGGCATAGCCGTTGGGGAAGAACTGCAGGACACGGGACCGGGATGGGGTGAGGGCGAGGGGCAGGGCCAGGAGCCTGGTGGAGAGGGCCTGGCCCAACTCGCCCCAGAACTCACAGCCACCGCGTTGATGTCGGATTCGTGGCCGATGAAGGTCTGTCGGCACATGGAATCCCGTACGTCCCACAGCTTGATAGAGGCATCACAGGCACCTGACACAAACGTGCGGCCATCGGGAGCCAGGGACAGGGACATCACATCCCCACTGTGTCCAGCAAAACCCACTGTCTGCTGGCCTGTCTCAATGTCCCACAGGGCACTGGAGAGGtgacaggaagaaggaaaagataagAGACGGGGCAAAGAACAGAGTCCCTGCCCTCCCCGCCCCACCATGTGAGCCCAACCCTGTGAAAGGGTTCAGGGAGGTTCTTGTCAGAGCCTTAGGTGGGGAGGGGATGCATCCCTCCCTGACCCCCTTAGTGCCCACCAGGAGAGAGAGACTACAGTGCACGCTGCGTGCTGAGCACTGGGACAGTGGCCCCTGAGGCAGGAAGTGTGAGTTCACCCAGACTGTTCAGCCCTGGCAGAGCCTCACCAGGTGGTATCCCCAGAGCTGGTGATGATTTGGTTGTCATCCAGGAAGCGGCAGCACGACAGGTACCCTGGGGAAGGAGCTGGTCAGCCAGGTCTCCACACGGAGGGCAGTGCACCTCCCGACCCCAAAAAGGGTGCTAGCCGGGCCAGGCCCCTCACCAGTGTGGCCAGGCAGTTCCCGGCTGACCCTGACGTTGCCCTCCCGGGTCTTGAGGCTGTAGATGGAGCAGATGTTGTCCAGCCCCCCACAGGCCACAAAGTTCCCTGAGGGCGCATAGGCACAGGTCATGACCCAGGAGGAGCGCAGCGGGATGGCGTGAACCTGTGGAGCAGAGGCAGCGCCAGGGTCAGAGCCAGTCAGGG
This window harbors:
- the GNB2 gene encoding guanine nucleotide-binding protein G(I)/G(S)/G(T) subunit beta-2, giving the protein MSELEQLRQEAEQLRNQIRDARKACGDSTLTQITAGLDPVGRIQMRTRRTLRGHLAKIYAMHWGTDSRLLVSASQDGKLIIWDSYTTNKVHAIPLRSSWVMTCAYAPSGNFVACGGLDNICSIYSLKTREGNVRVSRELPGHTGYLSCCRFLDDNQIITSSGDTTCALWDIETGQQTVGFAGHSGDVMSLSLAPDGRTFVSGACDASIKLWDVRDSMCRQTFIGHESDINAVAFFPNGYAFTTGSDDATCRLFDLRADQELLMYSHDNIICGITSVAFSRSGRLLLAGYDDFNCNIWDAMKGDRAGVLAGHDNRVSCLGVTDDGMAVATGSWDSFLKIWN